From the Synechococcus sp. UW179A genome, one window contains:
- a CDS encoding DUF2811 domain-containing protein: MDRNQLESCINPKLAVASAEETPYVSLESEIPEVLFAAMKGFIGANPNWDQYRLMSSALARFLYQNGCNERAVTEHYLDDLFTKKTTGIQSKKEDSKTV, encoded by the coding sequence ATGGATCGCAACCAACTTGAAAGCTGCATCAATCCAAAGTTGGCCGTGGCCTCTGCAGAGGAGACGCCGTACGTGAGCTTGGAATCTGAAATACCTGAAGTCTTGTTCGCCGCAATGAAGGGTTTTATTGGTGCAAACCCCAACTGGGATCAATATCGGCTGATGAGTTCTGCGTTGGCGCGTTTTCTTTACCAGAATGGCTGTAACGAAAGAGCAGTAACCGAGCACTACCTCGACGACTTATTCACGAAAAAGACCACTGGCATACAGAGCAAAAAGGAAGACTCCAAAACTGTTTAA